The following are from one region of the Takifugu rubripes chromosome 16, fTakRub1.2, whole genome shotgun sequence genome:
- the gpatch2 gene encoding G patch domain-containing protein 2 isoform X2, giving the protein MFRAANLKSIGKAGTGWHFRRTMDELVHDLVSALEESSEQAARGGFGDGGDHALAVGCLLKRQARKRRGRKRRSDNPHPPWETGHLSEGSESSVEDHKDYRANAGGMSAANSHARDNSDSDEQLGPKRRSLLTADVGRSKRPLWPDDLGVLGSAEGTRSLRRRRKVKRMAVDPPVDPEPPTVTMLGPPPVPKARIGGRHHRLSSGEGRGGMELYGIGLVAGPVGGKNRVKKRKLATHKLGFEAADEGVVVESEDAISSPTEGSKDKMELEEQKGSDEEMSDSETSSVSNSSDGGLYTNDEGRQGDDEQSDWFYEGELGSGSAPGGACGIAGVVPWWERETGSGELDLVDPVFNSILTGSFPLMSPGAQRGFQARLSRLHGNQEASEAGLQGSTSQGFSDRLGRQSQDSHEPWFSSGSRREHGQLHWDPRSEKGHRRSCSVKTASRQTSGHLGSLCTGDVKRRRKAAPLGSTAPSGLVGESAPPIPDSNMGSRMLQSMGWSPGMGLGPDGRGITEPIRATQRPKGAGLGFN; this is encoded by the exons ATGTTCCGTGCGGCAAACCTAAAAAGCATCGGTAAAGCAGGAACCGGCTG GCACTTTCGCCGGACAATGGACGAGTTGGTCCATGACCTGGTGTCAGCATTGGAGGAAAGTTCTGAGCAAGCCGCCCGGGGTGGCTTTGGTGATGGGGGCGACCATGCTCTGGCCGTGGGGTGCCTGCTCAAGAGGCAAGCTCGGAAACGCAGAGGTCGGAAACGACGCTCGGACAACCCTCATCCACCCTGGGAGACAGGTCATCTGAGTGAGGGCTCAGAGTCCAGTGTGGAGGATCACAAG GACTACCGGGCTAATGCAGGGGGGATGTCCGCTGCCAATAGCCACGCTCGTGACAACAGTGACTCAGACGAACAGCTCGGACCCAAGCGGCGAAGCCTCCTAACAGCAGATGTGGGACGCAGCAAGCGGCCGCTTTGGCCAGACGACTTGGGAGTGCTAGGATCTGCAGAGGGAACTCGCAGCCTCAGACGAAGGCGCAAGGTCAAACGTATGGCTGTAGACCCTCCCGTGGACCCGGAACCTCCCACTGTCACCATGTTGGGCCCCCCGCCGGTCCCCAAAGCACGCATCGGTGGAAGGCACCATAGACTCAGTAGTGGTGAAGGCAGGGGAGGCATGGAGCTCTATGGAATTGGACTGGTTGCCGGGCCAGTTGGAGGGAAGAAcagggtgaagaagaggaaactGGCTACGCATAAGTTGGGATTCGAAGCTGCAGATGAAGGCGTCGTAGTGGAGAGTGAGGATGCCATCTCTTCCCCAACGGAAGGATCGAAAGACAAGATGgagttggaggagcagaagggtTCAGATGAGGAAATGAGTGACAG TGAGACCAGCAgtgtcagcaacagcagcgacGGAGGCCTTTATACCAATGATGAGGGGAGACAAG GTGATGACGAGCAAAGTGACTGGTTTTATGAGGGTGAGCTTGGTTCTGGGTCAGCTCCTGGGGGTGCATGTGGGATAGCCGGAGTGGTTCCCTGgtgggagagggagacaggttCTGGGGAGCTCGACCTAGTGGACCCGGTCTTCAACAGCATTCTCACTGGATCCTTTCCACTCATGAGCCCTGGAGCTCAGAGAG GGTTCCAGGCCCGTCTGAgtcgtctccatggcaaccaggaAGCGTCTGAGGCAGGACTGCAGGGCAGCACCAGCCAAGGCTTCAGTGATAGACTGGGGAGACAAAGCCAGGACTCGCATGA GCCTTGGTTTAGTTCAGGGTCAAGGAGGGAACACGGTCAG TTGCACTGGGACCCTCGTTCAGAGAAAGGCCATCGGAGGAGCTGCTCTGTAAAAACAGCCAGTCG ACAGACCAGCGGGCACCTGGGCTCTTTATGCACGGGAGATGTCAAGCGGAGGAGAAAAGCAGCACCCCTTGGTTCTACGGCCCCCTCAG GATTGGTTGGGGAGAGCGCTCCCCCCATCCCTGACTCCAACATGGGAAGCCGGATGCTGCAAAGCATGGGCTGGAGCCCGGGCATGGGCCTGGGTCCGGACGGCAGGGGCATCACAGAGCCCATCAGGGCAACGCAGAGGCCCAAAGGAGCAGGGTTGGGTTTTAACTGA
- the gpatch2 gene encoding G patch domain-containing protein 2 isoform X1, translated as MFRAANLKSIGKAGTGWHFRRTMDELVHDLVSALEESSEQAARGGFGDGGDHALAVGCLLKRQARKRRGRKRRSDNPHPPWETGHLSEGSESSVEDHKDYRANAGGMSAANSHARDNSDSDEQLGPKRRSLLTADVGRSKRPLWPDDLGVLGSAEGTRSLRRRRKVKRMAVDPPVDPEPPTVTMLGPPPVPKARIGGRHHRLSSGEGRGGMELYGIGLVAGPVGGKNRVKKRKLATHKLGFEAADEGVVVESEDAISSPTEGSKDKMELEEQKGSDEEMSDRCETSSVSNSSDGGLYTNDEGRQGDDEQSDWFYEGELGSGSAPGGACGIAGVVPWWERETGSGELDLVDPVFNSILTGSFPLMSPGAQRGFQARLSRLHGNQEASEAGLQGSTSQGFSDRLGRQSQDSHEPWFSSGSRREHGQLHWDPRSEKGHRRSCSVKTASRQTSGHLGSLCTGDVKRRRKAAPLGSTAPSGLVGESAPPIPDSNMGSRMLQSMGWSPGMGLGPDGRGITEPIRATQRPKGAGLGFN; from the exons ATGTTCCGTGCGGCAAACCTAAAAAGCATCGGTAAAGCAGGAACCGGCTG GCACTTTCGCCGGACAATGGACGAGTTGGTCCATGACCTGGTGTCAGCATTGGAGGAAAGTTCTGAGCAAGCCGCCCGGGGTGGCTTTGGTGATGGGGGCGACCATGCTCTGGCCGTGGGGTGCCTGCTCAAGAGGCAAGCTCGGAAACGCAGAGGTCGGAAACGACGCTCGGACAACCCTCATCCACCCTGGGAGACAGGTCATCTGAGTGAGGGCTCAGAGTCCAGTGTGGAGGATCACAAG GACTACCGGGCTAATGCAGGGGGGATGTCCGCTGCCAATAGCCACGCTCGTGACAACAGTGACTCAGACGAACAGCTCGGACCCAAGCGGCGAAGCCTCCTAACAGCAGATGTGGGACGCAGCAAGCGGCCGCTTTGGCCAGACGACTTGGGAGTGCTAGGATCTGCAGAGGGAACTCGCAGCCTCAGACGAAGGCGCAAGGTCAAACGTATGGCTGTAGACCCTCCCGTGGACCCGGAACCTCCCACTGTCACCATGTTGGGCCCCCCGCCGGTCCCCAAAGCACGCATCGGTGGAAGGCACCATAGACTCAGTAGTGGTGAAGGCAGGGGAGGCATGGAGCTCTATGGAATTGGACTGGTTGCCGGGCCAGTTGGAGGGAAGAAcagggtgaagaagaggaaactGGCTACGCATAAGTTGGGATTCGAAGCTGCAGATGAAGGCGTCGTAGTGGAGAGTGAGGATGCCATCTCTTCCCCAACGGAAGGATCGAAAGACAAGATGgagttggaggagcagaagggtTCAGATGAGGAAATGAGTGACAGGTG TGAGACCAGCAgtgtcagcaacagcagcgacGGAGGCCTTTATACCAATGATGAGGGGAGACAAG GTGATGACGAGCAAAGTGACTGGTTTTATGAGGGTGAGCTTGGTTCTGGGTCAGCTCCTGGGGGTGCATGTGGGATAGCCGGAGTGGTTCCCTGgtgggagagggagacaggttCTGGGGAGCTCGACCTAGTGGACCCGGTCTTCAACAGCATTCTCACTGGATCCTTTCCACTCATGAGCCCTGGAGCTCAGAGAG GGTTCCAGGCCCGTCTGAgtcgtctccatggcaaccaggaAGCGTCTGAGGCAGGACTGCAGGGCAGCACCAGCCAAGGCTTCAGTGATAGACTGGGGAGACAAAGCCAGGACTCGCATGA GCCTTGGTTTAGTTCAGGGTCAAGGAGGGAACACGGTCAG TTGCACTGGGACCCTCGTTCAGAGAAAGGCCATCGGAGGAGCTGCTCTGTAAAAACAGCCAGTCG ACAGACCAGCGGGCACCTGGGCTCTTTATGCACGGGAGATGTCAAGCGGAGGAGAAAAGCAGCACCCCTTGGTTCTACGGCCCCCTCAG GATTGGTTGGGGAGAGCGCTCCCCCCATCCCTGACTCCAACATGGGAAGCCGGATGCTGCAAAGCATGGGCTGGAGCCCGGGCATGGGCCTGGGTCCGGACGGCAGGGGCATCACAGAGCCCATCAGGGCAACGCAGAGGCCCAAAGGAGCAGGGTTGGGTTTTAACTGA